The following proteins are co-located in the Paraburkholderia phytofirmans PsJN genome:
- the phoB gene encoding phosphate regulon transcriptional regulator PhoB: MPSSILVIEDEPAISELISVNLQHAGHCPIRAYNAEQAQNLISDVLPDLVLLDWMLPGKSGIAFARDLRNNERTKHIPIIMLTARGDEQDKVLGLEIGADDYVTKPFSPKELMARIKAVLRRRAPQLTEDVVAINGLKLDPATHRVAAHAEGSEIKLDLGPTEFRLLHFFMTHPERVHSRTQLLDQVWGDHVFVEERTVDVHIKRLRAALKPAGCDAMIETVRGSGYRLAKSA, encoded by the coding sequence ATGCCCAGCAGCATTCTCGTCATTGAAGATGAGCCCGCCATTTCCGAACTGATTTCGGTCAATCTTCAACACGCCGGACACTGCCCGATTCGCGCGTACAACGCGGAGCAGGCGCAGAACCTGATCAGCGACGTATTGCCCGACCTCGTCCTGCTCGACTGGATGTTGCCGGGTAAATCGGGCATCGCGTTCGCTCGCGATCTGCGCAACAACGAGCGCACGAAACATATCCCGATCATCATGCTGACCGCGCGTGGCGACGAGCAGGACAAGGTGCTCGGCCTCGAAATCGGCGCCGACGACTACGTCACCAAGCCGTTCTCGCCGAAAGAACTGATGGCGCGCATCAAGGCGGTATTGCGCCGCCGTGCGCCGCAGCTGACCGAAGACGTGGTCGCGATCAACGGTCTCAAGCTCGACCCGGCGACGCACCGCGTGGCCGCCCATGCGGAAGGCAGCGAGATCAAGCTCGATCTCGGCCCGACGGAATTCCGCCTGCTGCACTTTTTCATGACGCATCCCGAGCGCGTGCACAGCCGCACGCAACTGCTCGATCAGGTGTGGGGCGACCACGTGTTCGTCGAAGAGCGCACGGTAGACGTGCATATCAAGCGTTTGCGCGCGGCCCTCAAGCCGGCCGGGTGCGATGCTATGATTGAGACGGTACGCGGCAGCGGCTACCGGCTTGCGAAGAGCGCCTGA
- the phoU gene encoding phosphate signaling complex protein PhoU, giving the protein MSDKHLSSQFDADLNLVSSKVLEMGGLVESQIVKAMQALNEFDLDIAEQVIAAEDRLNKMEVEIDEECSNIIARRQPAARDLRLLIAISKTITNLERAGDEAEKIAKRTKRLMEDGASRTINIAEIKLSGEMAVSILRRALDAFARLDTVAAAQIVRDDKAIDEEFRAFVRKLISYMTEDPRSISVGLDFLFIAKAIERIGDHSKNIAEFIIYIVKGTDVRHKSRDALEREALS; this is encoded by the coding sequence ATGTCCGATAAACACCTGTCCAGCCAGTTCGACGCCGACCTGAATCTGGTTTCTTCCAAGGTGCTCGAAATGGGTGGCCTGGTCGAATCGCAGATCGTCAAGGCCATGCAGGCGCTCAACGAATTCGATCTCGACATCGCCGAGCAGGTCATCGCCGCGGAAGACCGTCTGAACAAGATGGAAGTGGAAATCGACGAAGAGTGCAGCAACATCATCGCGCGCCGTCAGCCGGCCGCGCGTGACCTGCGCCTCCTGATCGCGATTTCGAAGACCATCACGAATCTCGAGCGCGCCGGCGACGAAGCCGAAAAAATCGCCAAGCGCACCAAGCGGTTGATGGAAGACGGCGCCTCGCGCACCATCAACATCGCCGAAATCAAGCTGTCGGGCGAGATGGCGGTGTCGATTCTGCGTCGCGCATTGGATGCGTTCGCGCGCCTCGACACGGTCGCCGCCGCGCAGATTGTGCGCGACGATAAAGCGATCGACGAAGAATTCCGCGCCTTCGTGCGCAAGCTGATTTCGTACATGACCGAAGATCCGCGTTCGATCTCGGTGGGCCTCGACTTCCTCTTTATCGCCAAGGCGATCGAGCGGATCGGCGACCACTCGAAGAACATCGCCGAATTCATCATTTACATCGTGAAGGGTACGGACGTGCGGCACAAGTCGCGTGACGCGCTCGAACGCGAAGCACTCAGTTAA
- the pstB gene encoding phosphate ABC transporter ATP-binding protein PstB — protein sequence MNMAETQLNPIARHTAPAGFDPAQSGQSQAPSRPKIEINDLNFFYGKYHALKNINLAIPEGKVTAFIGPSGCGKSTLLRTLNKMYALYPEQRAEGEILMDGENLLTSKRDISLLRARIGMVFQKPTPFPMSIYDNIAFGVKMFETLPRSEMDDRVEWALTKAALWNEVKDKLGQSGYGLSGGQQQRLCIARGIAIRPEVLLLDEPCSALDPISTGRIEELIAELKSDYTVVIVTHNMQQAARCSDYTAYMYLGELIEFGDTEKIFIKPVRKETEDYITGRFG from the coding sequence ATGAATATGGCAGAAACTCAACTCAATCCGATCGCGCGCCACACTGCGCCCGCTGGTTTCGATCCCGCCCAGAGCGGCCAGTCGCAGGCGCCGTCGCGCCCGAAGATCGAGATCAACGACCTGAACTTCTTCTACGGCAAGTATCACGCGTTGAAGAACATCAATCTGGCGATTCCCGAAGGCAAGGTGACCGCGTTCATCGGCCCGTCGGGTTGCGGCAAGTCCACGCTGCTGCGCACGCTGAACAAGATGTACGCGCTCTATCCGGAACAGCGCGCCGAAGGCGAGATCCTGATGGACGGCGAAAACCTGCTGACCTCCAAGCGCGACATCTCGCTCTTGCGCGCACGGATCGGCATGGTGTTCCAGAAGCCGACGCCGTTTCCCATGTCGATCTACGACAACATCGCGTTCGGCGTGAAGATGTTCGAAACGCTGCCGCGCTCGGAGATGGACGACCGCGTGGAATGGGCGCTGACCAAGGCCGCGTTGTGGAACGAAGTGAAGGACAAGCTCGGCCAGAGCGGCTACGGTTTGTCGGGCGGCCAGCAGCAGCGTCTGTGCATCGCGCGCGGTATCGCGATCCGTCCGGAAGTGCTCCTGCTCGACGAGCCGTGTTCGGCACTCGACCCGATTTCGACGGGCCGTATCGAAGAACTGATCGCTGAACTGAAGAGCGATTACACGGTGGTGATCGTCACGCACAACATGCAACAGGCGGCCCGCTGTTCGGACTACACTGCCTATATGTACCTCGGCGAGTTGATCGAATTCGGCGATACCGAAAAGATCTTCATCAAGCCGGTCCGCAAGGAAACCGAGGACTACATCACTGGCCGCTTCGGTTAA
- the pstA gene encoding phosphate ABC transporter permease PstA has protein sequence MSQPTLNMPGSNDAAALEAMRVRLQGRRRMKNAIALTMSLAAMAFGLIWLVWILYTTLRLGVGGLSVELFTQSTPPPNTDGGGLANAIVGSLMLVGLATFVGTPIGILAGVYLAEYGQKGWLASFTRFINDILLSAPSIVVGLFVYALVVAKMGHFSGWAGVFALALLQIPIVIRTTENMLKLVPNALREAAFALGTPKWKMVLSITLKASIAGIVTGVLLGVARIAGETAPLLFTALSNQFFSMDMGQPVANLPVTIYKFAMSPFAQWQSLAWAGVFLITLAVLGLNILARTIFSNK, from the coding sequence ATGAGCCAGCCCACTTTGAATATGCCGGGTTCGAACGACGCCGCCGCGCTCGAAGCGATGCGCGTGCGTCTGCAAGGCCGCCGCCGCATGAAGAACGCGATCGCGCTGACCATGTCGCTCGCCGCCATGGCGTTCGGCCTGATCTGGCTGGTCTGGATTCTCTATACGACTTTGCGTCTCGGTGTCGGTGGCTTGTCGGTCGAACTGTTTACGCAATCGACGCCGCCGCCGAACACCGATGGCGGCGGTCTCGCCAACGCGATCGTCGGCAGTCTGATGCTGGTCGGACTCGCGACTTTCGTCGGCACGCCGATCGGTATCCTGGCGGGCGTCTATCTCGCCGAATACGGCCAGAAGGGCTGGCTCGCGAGCTTCACGCGTTTCATCAACGACATTCTGTTGTCGGCGCCCTCGATCGTGGTCGGTCTCTTCGTGTACGCGCTGGTCGTCGCGAAGATGGGCCACTTCAGCGGCTGGGCCGGCGTCTTCGCGCTCGCCTTGCTGCAGATTCCGATCGTGATCCGCACCACGGAAAACATGCTGAAGCTGGTGCCGAACGCACTGCGTGAAGCGGCTTTCGCGCTCGGCACGCCGAAGTGGAAGATGGTGCTGTCGATCACGCTGAAGGCGTCGATCGCGGGTATCGTCACCGGCGTGCTGCTCGGCGTCGCGCGTATCGCAGGCGAAACCGCGCCGCTGCTGTTCACGGCGTTGTCGAACCAGTTCTTCTCGATGGACATGGGCCAGCCGGTCGCGAACCTGCCGGTCACGATCTACAAGTTTGCGATGAGCCCGTTCGCGCAGTGGCAATCGCTCGCGTGGGCCGGCGTCTTCCTGATCACGCTCGCGGTGCTGGGATTGAACATCCTCGCGCGCACGATCTTCTCGAACAAGTAA
- the pstC gene encoding phosphate ABC transporter permease PstC, which translates to MSDIQLAPGASRSTPPGSASQQKAPSRAGDVIFGGLARLAAIITLLLLGGIIVSLIVASMPSIKQFGLSFLWTADWDPPSKQFGALVPIYGTIATSIIALIIAVPVSFGIALFLTELSPAWLRRPLGIAIELLAAIPSIVYGMWGLLVFAPIFATYFEKPLGVVLGGIPFVGALFQGAPIGIGILCAGVILAIMIIPYIASVMRDVFEVTPVLLKESAYGIGCTTWEVMWKIVLPFTKSGVIGGVMLGLGRALGETMAVTFVIGNTNLLDNVSLFSPGNSITSALANEFAEADPGLHTSALMELGLILFVITFIVLAISKVMLLRLQKAEGAK; encoded by the coding sequence ATGTCCGATATCCAATTAGCGCCCGGCGCGAGCAGGTCGACCCCGCCCGGCAGCGCGTCGCAGCAGAAAGCGCCCAGCCGCGCCGGCGACGTGATCTTCGGCGGTCTCGCGCGCCTCGCCGCGATCATCACTTTGCTGCTGCTCGGCGGCATCATCGTCTCGCTGATCGTCGCATCCATGCCGTCGATCAAGCAATTCGGCCTCAGCTTCCTGTGGACCGCGGACTGGGATCCACCCAGCAAGCAATTCGGCGCGCTGGTGCCGATCTACGGCACGATCGCCACCTCGATCATTGCACTCATCATCGCGGTGCCCGTGAGCTTCGGCATCGCGCTCTTCCTGACTGAACTCTCGCCCGCGTGGCTGCGCCGCCCGCTCGGCATCGCGATCGAACTGCTCGCCGCGATTCCGTCGATCGTGTACGGCATGTGGGGTTTGCTGGTGTTCGCGCCGATCTTCGCGACGTACTTCGAAAAACCGCTCGGCGTGGTGCTCGGCGGCATTCCGTTCGTCGGAGCGCTGTTTCAGGGCGCGCCGATCGGCATCGGCATTCTGTGCGCGGGCGTGATTCTCGCGATCATGATCATTCCGTACATCGCCTCGGTGATGCGCGACGTGTTCGAAGTCACGCCGGTCCTGCTGAAGGAATCGGCGTACGGCATCGGCTGCACGACGTGGGAAGTGATGTGGAAGATCGTGCTGCCCTTTACGAAGAGCGGCGTGATCGGCGGCGTGATGCTGGGTCTGGGCCGCGCGCTCGGCGAGACCATGGCTGTGACGTTCGTGATCGGCAACACCAATCTGCTCGACAACGTGTCGCTCTTTTCGCCGGGCAACAGCATTACGTCGGCGCTCGCCAACGAATTCGCCGAAGCGGATCCGGGCTTGCACACGTCGGCGCTGATGGAACTCGGCCTCATTCTGTTCGTGATTACTTTTATCGTGCTGGCGATCTCCAAGGTCATGCTGCTGCGTCTTCAGAAAGCGGAGGGCGCGAAATGA
- the pstS gene encoding phosphate ABC transporter substrate-binding protein PstS produces the protein MKLMQTVFAGVAGALFAIAAQAADITGAGSTFAAPIYTKWADSYQKSGGGKVNYQGIGSSGGVKQIVAKTVDFAGSDAPLKDDELAKEGLFQFPTVVGGVVPVVNVPGVKPAELTLSGEVLGDIYLGKIKKWNDPAIVALNPKVKLPDTDIAVVRRADGSGTSFIWTNYLSKVNADWKSKVGEGSTVNWPTGTGGKGNDGVAAFVQRLPGAIGYVEWAYAKQNHMTYVALKNSTGTVVEPKTDTFKAAAAGADWSKSFYQILTNEPGKNAWPIVGATFVLVHTTQEKAPQGSETLKFFDWAFKNGTQAANDLDYISLPDSVVSEIRTQWKSKVKDASGKAIAE, from the coding sequence ATGAAATTGATGCAAACCGTGTTCGCTGGCGTCGCTGGCGCGCTTTTCGCGATCGCAGCGCAAGCCGCAGACATCACCGGCGCGGGCAGCACCTTCGCAGCACCGATTTACACGAAGTGGGCCGACTCGTATCAGAAGTCCGGCGGCGGCAAGGTGAACTATCAAGGCATCGGCTCGTCGGGCGGCGTGAAGCAGATCGTCGCGAAGACCGTCGACTTCGCCGGTTCGGACGCTCCGCTGAAAGACGACGAACTCGCCAAGGAAGGCCTGTTCCAGTTCCCGACGGTGGTCGGCGGCGTGGTGCCGGTCGTCAACGTGCCGGGCGTGAAGCCGGCTGAACTGACGCTGTCGGGCGAAGTGCTGGGCGACATCTATCTGGGCAAGATCAAGAAGTGGAACGATCCGGCGATCGTTGCGCTGAACCCGAAGGTCAAGCTGCCGGATACCGACATCGCCGTGGTTCGCCGCGCCGATGGTTCGGGCACCAGCTTCATCTGGACGAACTATCTGTCGAAGGTCAACGCGGACTGGAAGTCGAAGGTCGGTGAAGGTTCGACGGTCAACTGGCCGACGGGCACGGGCGGCAAGGGCAACGACGGCGTCGCGGCCTTCGTGCAACGTCTGCCGGGCGCAATCGGCTACGTGGAATGGGCGTACGCGAAGCAAAACCACATGACGTATGTCGCGCTGAAGAACTCGACGGGCACGGTGGTCGAGCCGAAGACGGACACCTTCAAGGCAGCGGCAGCAGGCGCGGACTGGTCGAAGTCGTTCTACCAGATCCTGACGAACGAGCCGGGCAAGAACGCATGGCCGATCGTCGGCGCGACGTTCGTGCTGGTTCACACGACGCAAGAGAAGGCGCCGCAAGGCAGCGAAACGCTGAAGTTCTTCGACTGGGCGTTCAAGAACGGCACGCAAGCCGCGAACGATCTGGACTACATCTCGCTGCCGGATTCGGTCGTGTCGGAAATCCGCACGCAATGGAAGTCGAAGGTGAAGGACGCTTCGGGCAAGGCAATCGCCGAGTAA
- a CDS encoding IS256 family transposase → MPMKKKRTVASQAAARGPLPALPEGLLDDLVKGPMTPNEVQDLMLAFNKALIERAMGAEMKMHLGYPAGQPKPDGQGNERNGASGKTLLTDYGPLRVDLPRDRDGSFEPILIPRHERRFTGFDERIIAMYARGMSVREIQAFLAETYGTGVSPDFISSVTDEVMAETLAWQNRPLEPMYPVVFFDALRVKIRDDGVVSNKAVYLALGIQADGQRDVLGLWIEQTEGAKFWLKVFNELKTRGCQDILIAVVDGLKGLAEAIGTAYPRTAVQTCIVHLMRNSLEYASYKDRKAVAAALRPIYTAVNELAARQALEAFAEGQWGTKYPTIVQSWRRAWENVTPFFVFPPEIRRVIYTTNAIESLNMQLRKIIKTRGHFPNDEAAIKLLWLALRNVLAKSVRTTFDWKSAMNQFAILFGERFTNARG, encoded by the coding sequence ATGCCGATGAAGAAGAAACGCACCGTCGCTTCTCAGGCAGCGGCCCGAGGGCCGCTGCCCGCCCTACCGGAAGGTCTGCTTGATGACCTGGTCAAAGGCCCGATGACGCCCAACGAGGTTCAGGACCTGATGCTGGCATTCAACAAGGCACTCATTGAGCGCGCGATGGGCGCCGAGATGAAGATGCATCTGGGCTACCCGGCGGGTCAGCCCAAACCCGACGGCCAGGGCAACGAACGTAACGGTGCCAGCGGCAAGACGCTCCTCACCGATTATGGCCCGCTGCGGGTCGATCTGCCGCGCGATCGTGACGGCAGTTTCGAGCCCATCCTGATCCCCAGACACGAGCGCCGTTTCACCGGTTTCGATGAGCGCATCATCGCCATGTACGCGCGCGGCATGAGTGTGCGCGAGATCCAGGCGTTTCTGGCCGAAACCTATGGCACCGGGGTTTCGCCCGATTTCATCAGCTCGGTTACCGACGAGGTGATGGCCGAAACGCTCGCCTGGCAGAACCGTCCGCTCGAGCCGATGTACCCGGTCGTGTTCTTCGATGCGCTGCGCGTGAAGATCCGTGACGACGGCGTGGTCAGCAACAAGGCCGTCTATCTGGCGCTGGGTATCCAGGCTGACGGCCAGCGCGACGTGCTCGGTCTGTGGATCGAACAGACCGAGGGCGCAAAGTTCTGGCTCAAGGTGTTCAACGAGCTCAAAACGCGCGGCTGCCAGGACATCCTGATCGCCGTGGTCGACGGCCTGAAGGGACTGGCCGAAGCGATCGGCACGGCGTACCCGCGTACGGCCGTGCAGACCTGCATCGTGCATTTGATGCGCAATAGCCTGGAGTACGCGAGCTACAAGGATCGCAAGGCCGTCGCTGCCGCGCTCAGGCCCATCTATACCGCTGTGAACGAGCTGGCCGCGCGGCAGGCGCTGGAGGCCTTTGCCGAAGGACAATGGGGAACGAAGTATCCGACTATCGTGCAATCCTGGCGGCGGGCGTGGGAAAACGTCACGCCATTTTTTGTGTTTCCGCCGGAGATACGCCGGGTCATTTACACCACAAATGCCATTGAGAGTCTGAACATGCAACTGCGCAAGATCATCAAGACCCGTGGTCACTTCCCGAATGACGAGGCGGCCATCAAGCTGCTGTGGCTGGCGCTTCGCAACGTGCTGGCAAAGTCCGTACGAACCACCTTCGACTGGAAATCTGCCATGAACCAGTTTGCCATCCTGTTTGGCGAGCGCTTCACCAACGCACGCGGCTAG
- the glmM gene encoding phosphoglucosamine mutase gives MARRYFGTDGIRGKVGEGPITPEFVLRLGYAAGKVLAGADRWAKSGTRPTVLIGKDTRVSGYMLEAALESGFSAAGVDVMLAGPMPTPGIAYLTRALRLAAGVVISASHNPYYDNGIKFFSADGNKLPDEVESQIEEQLDLPLACAASEQLGKARRLDDAAGRYIEFCKSTFPAAFDLHGLKLVVDCAHGAAYDVAPHVFHELGAEVIPIGVAPNGFNINDGVGATAPDALVRAVRANHADLGIALDGDADRLQVVDAAGRLYNGDELLYILVKDRVATDGKVDGAVGTLMTNMAVEVALQEAGVKFVRAAVGDRYVLEQLREHGWQLGAEGSGHILSLDRHSTGDGIVSALLVLAAMKRSEKTLADLLDGVTLFPQKLINVRMKPDADWKSSDAIRRAIAKAESALNGRGRVLIRASGTEPVLRVMVEAENAADALQYAESIAGAVKEATA, from the coding sequence ATGGCACGTCGTTATTTCGGAACGGACGGCATTCGGGGCAAAGTCGGCGAAGGGCCTATCACGCCGGAGTTTGTATTGCGGCTCGGCTACGCGGCCGGCAAGGTGCTGGCAGGCGCGGACCGCTGGGCCAAATCGGGCACGCGGCCAACCGTGTTGATCGGCAAAGACACGCGGGTGTCGGGCTACATGCTCGAAGCCGCGCTCGAGTCGGGTTTTTCCGCGGCAGGTGTGGACGTGATGCTGGCCGGCCCGATGCCGACCCCCGGCATCGCCTACCTGACGCGCGCGTTGCGGCTTGCCGCGGGCGTGGTCATCAGTGCATCGCATAACCCGTACTACGACAACGGCATCAAATTTTTCTCCGCCGACGGTAACAAGTTGCCGGACGAAGTGGAGTCGCAGATCGAGGAGCAGCTCGATCTGCCGCTCGCTTGCGCGGCATCCGAGCAACTCGGCAAGGCGCGGCGTCTCGACGACGCGGCGGGCCGCTACATCGAGTTCTGCAAGAGCACGTTCCCGGCGGCGTTCGATCTGCACGGGCTGAAGCTGGTGGTCGACTGCGCGCATGGCGCCGCTTATGACGTCGCGCCGCACGTGTTCCACGAGCTCGGCGCCGAAGTGATTCCGATCGGCGTCGCGCCGAACGGCTTCAACATCAACGACGGTGTCGGCGCGACCGCACCGGATGCGCTGGTGCGTGCCGTGCGCGCGAATCACGCGGATCTAGGCATCGCGCTCGATGGCGACGCCGATCGTCTGCAAGTGGTCGACGCGGCAGGGCGCCTCTACAACGGCGACGAACTGCTGTACATCCTGGTCAAGGATCGAGTCGCGACCGACGGCAAAGTGGACGGCGCAGTCGGCACCTTGATGACGAATATGGCGGTGGAAGTGGCGCTGCAGGAAGCCGGCGTGAAGTTCGTCCGCGCGGCGGTCGGCGACCGCTACGTGCTCGAGCAGTTGCGCGAGCACGGCTGGCAACTCGGGGCCGAGGGCTCTGGCCATATTCTTTCGCTCGACCGCCATTCCACGGGCGACGGCATCGTCTCCGCGTTGCTGGTGCTGGCGGCCATGAAGCGCAGCGAAAAGACGCTCGCGGACCTGCTCGACGGCGTCACGCTGTTCCCGCAGAAGCTGATCAACGTGCGCATGAAGCCCGACGCGGACTGGAAGAGCAGCGATGCGATCCGCCGCGCCATCGCCAAGGCCGAGAGCGCGCTGAACGGCCGCGGCCGCGTGCTGATCCGCGCGTCCGGCACCGAGCCGGTGCTGCGCGTGATGGTGGAAGCAGAAAATGCCGCCGACGCGCTTCAGTACGCGGAGTCGATTGCCGGAGCCGTGAAAGAGGCAACGGCGTAA
- the folP gene encoding dihydropteroate synthase has protein sequence MSKVESPLLPIPEPLQCGRFKLTFERPLVMGILNVTPDSFSDGGKYAMRGDALRQAERMMLDGADIIDIGGESTRPGAPPVPLDEELERVIPLVEQLRGANVPLSIDTYKPEVMRHTLAAGADLINDIWGFRMPGAIDAVRDSECGLCVMHMLGEPQTMQLGEPVYDDVVREVRDFLEERIAALEQAGIARARISVDPGFGFGKTVVEHNYTLLAHLSDTAPRAEPPYPILAGMSRKSMVGAVVGRPAPERVAGSIAAAVCAAERGAAILRVHDVAQTVDALKVWAAMRDAGNHSRARG, from the coding sequence GTGTCGAAAGTCGAATCCCCTTTGTTGCCCATTCCCGAGCCGCTGCAATGCGGCCGTTTCAAGCTGACCTTTGAACGCCCGTTGGTCATGGGCATTCTGAACGTTACTCCCGATTCTTTTTCCGACGGCGGCAAATACGCGATGCGCGGCGATGCGTTGCGCCAGGCCGAGCGTATGATGCTCGACGGCGCGGACATCATCGATATCGGCGGCGAATCGACGCGCCCCGGCGCGCCGCCGGTGCCGCTCGACGAAGAGCTGGAGCGGGTGATCCCGCTCGTCGAGCAATTGCGCGGCGCGAATGTGCCCTTGTCGATCGACACCTACAAGCCCGAAGTGATGCGCCACACGCTGGCCGCCGGCGCCGATCTGATCAACGATATCTGGGGCTTCCGGATGCCCGGCGCGATCGACGCGGTGCGCGACAGCGAGTGCGGCCTGTGCGTGATGCACATGCTCGGCGAGCCGCAGACCATGCAGCTCGGTGAGCCGGTCTACGACGATGTGGTGCGTGAAGTTCGCGATTTTCTCGAGGAGCGCATCGCGGCACTCGAGCAGGCGGGCATTGCGCGTGCTCGTATCAGCGTGGACCCGGGTTTCGGCTTCGGCAAGACCGTAGTCGAGCATAATTACACGCTGCTCGCGCATCTGTCGGATACGGCGCCGCGAGCCGAACCGCCGTATCCGATTCTTGCCGGCATGTCGCGCAAGTCGATGGTCGGCGCGGTGGTGGGACGCCCGGCGCCGGAACGCGTCGCGGGCAGTATTGCGGCGGCGGTGTGCGCCGCTGAACGGGGCGCTGCGATTCTGCGCGTGCACGACGTCGCGCAAACGGTAGATGCATTGAAAGTATGGGCAGCCATGCGCGACGCGGGGAATCACAGCCGCGCGCGCGGTTGA
- the ftsH gene encoding ATP-dependent zinc metalloprotease FtsH: MNNNMFSKAAVWLVIALVLFTVFKQFDKPRVQEGVSYSQFMDDAKNGKVKNVIVQGRNLTVTPADGQKYQIVSPGDIWMVGDLMKYGVQVSGKADDEPNALVSALYYLGPTILIIGFWFYMMRQMQGGGKGGAFSFGKSRARLIDENNNAINFTDVAGCDEAKEEVSELVDFLRDPQKFQKLGGRIPRGVLLVGPPGTGKTLLARAIAGEAKVPFFSISGSDFVEMFVGVGAARVRDMFEQAKKHAPCIVFIDEIDAVGRHRGAGMGGGNDEREQTLNQMLVEMDGFEANSGVIVIAATNRSDVLDKALLRPGRFDRQVYVGLPDIRGREHIMKVHLRKVPISNDVDAAVIARGTPGFSGADLANLVNEAALFAARRGKRIVEMNDFEDAKDKIFMGPERKSAVIREESKRATAYHESGHAVIAKLLPKADPVHKVTIIPRGRALGVTWQLPEHDNETYSKDYLLDRLAILFGGRVAEELFLNLLSTGASDDFNKATQTARAMVARFGMTDALGPMVYVDDENDATPFGRGFTRTISEATQQKVDAEIRRVLDEQYNLAKRLLDENRDKVEAMTAALMEWETIDADQINDIMAGRPPRSPKSSPPSATDASSGGSPGTEVKPGSATAPA, encoded by the coding sequence TTGAACAACAATATGTTTTCGAAAGCAGCAGTGTGGCTGGTTATCGCACTGGTGCTGTTTACGGTGTTCAAGCAGTTCGACAAGCCCCGTGTCCAGGAAGGCGTTTCCTATTCGCAGTTCATGGACGACGCGAAGAACGGCAAAGTCAAGAACGTCATTGTCCAGGGGCGGAACCTCACGGTCACTCCAGCAGACGGCCAGAAGTACCAGATCGTGTCGCCCGGCGACATCTGGATGGTCGGCGATCTGATGAAGTACGGCGTTCAGGTGAGCGGCAAGGCTGATGACGAACCCAATGCGCTGGTGTCCGCGCTGTACTACCTCGGGCCGACGATCCTGATCATTGGTTTCTGGTTCTACATGATGCGACAGATGCAGGGGGGCGGGAAAGGTGGTGCGTTCTCGTTCGGTAAATCCCGTGCACGTCTGATCGACGAAAACAATAACGCAATCAATTTCACCGACGTCGCCGGTTGCGACGAAGCCAAGGAAGAAGTCTCCGAACTGGTCGACTTCCTGCGCGATCCGCAGAAATTCCAGAAGCTGGGTGGTCGCATTCCGCGCGGCGTGCTGCTGGTCGGGCCGCCGGGAACCGGTAAGACGTTGCTGGCGCGCGCCATCGCCGGTGAGGCGAAAGTGCCGTTCTTCAGCATCTCGGGTTCGGACTTCGTCGAAATGTTCGTCGGTGTCGGCGCGGCTCGTGTGCGCGACATGTTCGAGCAGGCCAAGAAGCATGCACCGTGCATCGTGTTCATCGACGAAATCGATGCGGTTGGCCGTCATCGTGGCGCCGGTATGGGCGGCGGTAACGACGAGCGCGAACAGACCTTGAACCAGATGCTGGTCGAGATGGACGGCTTCGAAGCGAACTCAGGCGTGATCGTGATTGCTGCAACGAACCGTTCGGACGTCCTCGACAAGGCGCTTCTGCGTCCGGGCCGTTTCGACCGCCAGGTGTATGTCGGTCTACCCGATATTCGCGGCCGTGAGCACATCATGAAGGTTCACCTGCGCAAGGTGCCGATTTCGAACGACGTCGACGCAGCGGTGATCGCACGCGGCACGCCGGGCTTCTCCGGCGCCGACCTCGCGAACCTGGTGAACGAAGCAGCTTTGTTCGCGGCTCGCCGCGGCAAGCGCATCGTCGAAATGAACGACTTTGAAGATGCGAAGGACAAGATTTTCATGGGTCCGGAGCGCAAGTCGGCCGTGATCCGCGAAGAATCGAAGCGCGCTACGGCGTACCACGAGTCGGGTCATGCGGTGATCGCGAAGCTGTTGCCGAAGGCCGATCCGGTGCACAAGGTCACGATCATTCCGCGTGGCCGTGCATTGGGCGTGACGTGGCAGTTGCCGGAGCATGACAACGAAACGTATTCGAAGGACTACCTGCTGGATCGTCTCGCGATTCTGTTCGGTGGCCGCGTCGCGGAAGAGCTGTTCCTGAACCTGCTCAGCACCGGCGCGTCGGACGACTTCAACAAGGCGACGCAAACCGCGCGCGCCATGGTGGCTCGCTTCGGCATGACGGACGCACTCGGACCGATGGTCTACGTCGACGACGAGAACGACGCCACGCCGTTTGGCCGCGGCTTCACGCGCACCATTTCGGAAGCGACGCAGCAGAAGGTCGATGCTGAAATCCGTCGCGTGCTGGATGAGCAGTACAACCTCGCGAAGCGCTTGCTGGACGAGAACCGCGATAAGGTCGAGGCGATGACCGCCGCACTGATGGAGTGGGAAACGATCGACGCCGATCAGATCAACGACATCATGGCAGGCCGTCCGCCACGTTCGCCGAAGAGCTCGCCGCCGTCGGCAACCGACGCCTCCTCGGGCGGCAGCCCGGGCACCGAGGTCAAGCCGGGCAGCGCAACGGCGCCGGCCTGA